Proteins encoded by one window of Amaranthus tricolor cultivar Red isolate AtriRed21 chromosome 4, ASM2621246v1, whole genome shotgun sequence:
- the LOC130810128 gene encoding uncharacterized protein LOC130810128, with protein sequence MAISLPSATISSLTSDNSCSFICSTTSSTSRKSCPVPKSCSSLSSLQQHFPWKLRRQIRIGNARSSSQQRDRILPLVQAKKQTFSSFDELITNADKPVLVDFYATWCGPCQFMVPILEQVLTSLKDKIQVVKIDTEKYPEIAGKYKIEALPTFILFKDGKPFDRFEGALPADKLIQRIESSLAVKS encoded by the exons ATGGCAATTTCCTTGCCATCGGCCACCATTTCATCCCTAACCTCCGATAATTCTTGCAGTTTCATCTGTTCAACTACTTCTTCAACTTCAAGAAAGTCTTGTCCAGTCCCTAAATCTTGTTCTTCCTTGTCTTCTCTTCAACAGCATTTTCCATGGAAGCTTCGTCGTCAGATTCGTATTGGAAATGCTCGCTCGTCTTCTCAACAACGTGATCGAATTCTTCCTCTg GTTCAAGCAAAGAAGCAGACATTTTCCTCATTTGATGAATTGATTACCAATGCTGACAAACCAGTTCTAGTTGACTTTTATGCAACATG GTGTGGTCCTTGTCAGTTTATGGTTCCTATTCTTGAACAAGTGTTAACCTCTTTGAAGGACAAGATTCaggtggttaaaattgatacagAGAAATATCCAGAAATCGCTGGCAAGTACAAGATTGAGGCATTGCCTACATTCATCTTATTCAAGGATGGGAAGCCTTTTGACCGCTTT GAAGGTGCGCTGCCTGCAGATAAGCTAATTCAACGCATTGAGTCTTCTTTGGCTGTGAAATCATAA